In Lutra lutra chromosome 5, mLutLut1.2, whole genome shotgun sequence, a single genomic region encodes these proteins:
- the LOC125101261 gene encoding olfactory receptor 2G3-like, whose product MVAMEGENMSFPSTIVLLGFSDYPWLEMPLFGVVLVSYIFTLMGNSSIIILSMVDPRIQTPMYFFLDNLSVLDFCVTCTIVPQLLDNLWGPEKTIASWGCITQAYLFHWTGCTECALLAVMALDRYAALCQPLQYTLIMWPRVCVQLAVAAWSSGLANSVLQATLTLQLYHCGHHSLDHFFCEVPVLIKLACGDTTVNDLSLAVGAIPFALMAPLLVLISYTFIAKAVWKLPSANRRYKVFSACSSHLVVVIMYFGPAMYMYLQPPTNSTQTKFMSFFYCVITPLLNPLIYTLRNKDVKRAWKRILQP is encoded by the coding sequence ATGGTTGCCATGGAAGGAGAAAATATGAGTTTCCCCAGCACAATTGTGTTGCTGGGCTTCTCAGATTATCCATGGCTAGAAATGCCCCTCTTTGGAGTTGTCCTGGTCTCTTACATCTTCACCCTGATGGGGAACAGCTCCATCATCATTCTTTCCATGGTGGATCCCAGAATCCAgacccccatgtacttcttcctggaCAATCTCTCTGTGCTGGACTTTTGTGTCACCTGCACCATTGTGCCCCAGCTGCTGGACAACCTGTGGGGGCCAGAGAAGACCATTGCTTCCTGGGGCTGCATCACCCAGGCTTACCTCTTCCACTGGACAGGATGCACTGAATGTGCCTTGCTGGCAGTAATGGCTTTAGATCGCTATGCGGCTCTCTGCCAGCCCCTCCAGTACACTCTCATCATGTGGCCACGGGTGTGTGTGCAACTGGCAGTAGCTGCCTGGTCCAGTGGCCTGGCCAACTCAGTACTCCAGGCTACGCTCACTCTCCAGCTCTACCACTGTGGTCACCATTCACTCGACCACTTCTTCTGTGAAGTACCTGTTCTGATCAAGCTGGCCTGTGGTGACACCACTGTTAATGACCTGTCCTTGGCTGTGGGAGCCATCCCTTTTGCACTGAtggctcccctgcttgtgttaatCTCCTACACATTCATTGCCAAGGCTGTGTGGAAGTTACCTTCAGCTAACAGGAGATACAAGGTCTTCAGCGCCTGCAGCTCCCACTTGGTGGTTGTCATCATGTACTTTGGACCAGCCATGTACATGTACCTCCAACCCCCTACCAATAGCACCCAGACCAAATTCATGTCCTTCTTCTACTGTGTTATCACCCCACTGCTCAACCCACTCATCTACACCCTGAGAAACAAGGATGTGAAGAGAGCATGGAAAAGGATCCTACAACCCTAG
- the LOC125100512 gene encoding olfactory receptor 2B11, whose product MRGDNQSFLGDLPKDFILLGVSDRPWLELPLFVVLLVSYILAMLGNIAIILVSWLDPQLHSPMYIFLGHLSFLDLCYTTTTVPQMLVNMGSSRKTISYGGCTVQYAIFHWLGCTECIILAAMALDRYVAICEPLRYAIIMHRPLCQQLVAVAWLSGFGNSLVQVVLTVQLPFCGQQVLNNFFCEVPAMIKLSCADTTVNDATLTVLVAFFVLVPLALILLSYGFIAHAVLKIQSSRGRLKAFGTCSSHLVVVSLFYLPAIYMYLQPPSSYSQDQGKFISLFYSIITPTLNPFIYTLRNKNVKGALRRLLSRTWRFCRR is encoded by the coding sequence ATGAGAGGTGACAACCAGAGCTTCTTGGGGGATCTCCCTAAGGACTTCATCCTTCTAGGTGTTTCTGACAGGCCATGGCTGGAGCTCCCCCTCTTTGTGGTCCTCCTGGTGTCCTACATTCTGGCCATGTTGGGGAACATCGCTATCATCCTGGTGTCCTGGCTGGATCCCCAGCTCCACAGCCCCATGTACATCTTTCTCGGACACCTCTCCTTCCTGGATCTCTGCTATACCACCACCACAGTCCCACAGATGCTGGTCAACATGGGCAGCTCCAGGAAGACCATCAGCTATGGTGGCTGCACGGTGCAGTACGCCATTTTCCACTGGCTGGGATGCACTGAGTGCATCATCTTGGCTGCCATGGCTCtggaccgctatgtggccatctgtgaGCCCCTCCGGTATGCCATTATCATGCACCGCCCTCTCTGCCAGCAGCTCGTGGCTGTAGCCTGGCTCAGCGGCTTTGGAAACTCCCTTGTTCAGGTGGTACTGACAGTTCAGTTGCCTTTCTGTGGGCAGCAGGTGTTGAACAATTTCTTCTGTGAGGTGCCAGCCATGATCAAGCTGTCATGTGCAGACACCACCGTGAATGACGCTACGCTGACTGTGTTGGTGGCCTTCTTTGTGCTGGTGCCCCTAGCCCTCATCCTTCTCTCCTATGGCTTCATCGCCCATGCAGTGCTCAAGATCCAGTCCTCCAGGGGAAGGCTCAAAGCCTTTGGGACCTGTTCCTCCCACCTGGTGGTGGTCTCCCTCTTCTACCTGCCTGCCATCTACATGTACCTGCAGCCCCCTTCCAGCTACTCCCAAGATCAGGGCAAGTTTATCTCCCTCTTCTATTCCATAATCACCCCCACCCTCAACCCCTTCATCTACACCCTGAGGAACAAGAATGTGAAGGGAGCTCTGAGGAGACTCCTGTCAAGGACCTGGAGGTTCTGCAGGAGATGA